One Mycobacterium sp. SMC-4 DNA window includes the following coding sequences:
- a CDS encoding MBL fold metallo-hydrolase: MLITGFPAGMLACNCYVLAPRQGADAIVVDPGQRAMAPLRRILDENRLTPAAVLLTHGHIDHMWSAQKVADTYGCPTFIHPADRYMLTDPVKAFGQGFFVGVGRLAVAALFREPKQVLELDRDGDKIELGGITVAVDHTPGHTRGSVVFRVEQGPEQVAFTGDTLFRSSVGRTDLPGGSGRDLMESLVTKLLVLDDETLVLPGHGERSTIGIERHTNPFLEGLTA, from the coding sequence GTGTTGATCACCGGATTCCCGGCCGGCATGTTGGCGTGCAACTGCTACGTGCTGGCCCCGCGACAGGGCGCCGACGCCATCGTCGTCGACCCTGGGCAACGGGCGATGGCACCGCTGCGGCGGATCCTGGACGAAAACCGGCTGACCCCGGCGGCAGTGCTGCTCACGCATGGCCACATCGACCACATGTGGTCTGCGCAGAAGGTCGCTGACACCTACGGTTGCCCGACATTCATCCATCCGGCGGACCGGTACATGCTCACCGACCCGGTCAAGGCGTTCGGTCAGGGATTTTTCGTCGGCGTGGGCCGGTTGGCCGTCGCGGCGTTGTTCCGTGAGCCCAAGCAGGTGCTCGAGCTCGACCGGGACGGTGACAAAATCGAGCTCGGTGGCATCACGGTCGCCGTCGATCACACCCCGGGTCATACGCGGGGCTCGGTGGTGTTTCGCGTCGAGCAGGGGCCCGAACAGGTGGCCTTCACCGGCGACACCCTGTTCCGCTCCTCGGTCGGGCGTACCGATTTGCCGGGCGGCAGCGGCCGGGATCTGATGGAGTCGCTGGTGACCAAACTGTTGGTGCTCGACGACGAGACCCTGGTATTACCGGGACACGGCGAGCGCAGCACCATCGGCATCGAACGCCATACCAACCCTTTCCTCGAAGGTCTGACAGCGTGA
- the hisS gene encoding histidine--tRNA ligase gives MTDTSPRTSFRAPKGVPDYLPPESAEFVAVRGGLLDAARRAGYGDIELPIFEDTALFARGVGESTDVVSKEMYTFADRGDRSVTLRPEGTAGVMRAVIEHGLDRGQLPVKLCYSGPFFRYERPQAGRYRQLQQVGVEAIGVDDPALDAEVIAVADAGFRSLGLDGFRLEITSLGDDSCRPQYRELLQDFLFSLDLDEETRTRASINPLRVLDDKRPNVRKMTADAPVMLDHLSAPAKAHFDTVLAHLDALSVPYVINPRMVRGLDYYTKTTFEFVHDGLGAQSGIGGGGRYDGLMRQLGGKDLSGIGFGLGVDRTLLALHAEGKIAGAGARVDVYAVPVGADAKVRLAVLAAELRQAGVRVDMAYGDRSLKGAMKGADRSGAAIALVAGERDLQAGTVGVKSLATGEQVDIPLDDVVAEVLSRLA, from the coding sequence GTGACTGACACCTCCCCCCGGACGTCGTTTCGGGCCCCCAAGGGCGTCCCCGACTACCTACCGCCTGAGTCGGCCGAGTTCGTGGCTGTGCGCGGTGGGCTGCTCGACGCCGCTCGGCGCGCCGGGTACGGCGACATCGAGTTGCCGATTTTCGAAGACACCGCTTTGTTCGCCCGCGGGGTGGGGGAGTCGACCGACGTGGTGTCCAAGGAGATGTACACCTTCGCCGACCGGGGTGACCGCTCGGTCACCTTGCGTCCGGAAGGTACCGCCGGGGTGATGCGGGCGGTGATCGAGCATGGTCTGGACCGTGGTCAGTTGCCGGTCAAGCTCTGCTACTCAGGGCCGTTTTTCCGCTACGAACGCCCACAGGCCGGCCGCTACCGCCAGCTGCAGCAGGTCGGCGTGGAGGCCATCGGCGTCGACGATCCGGCGTTGGACGCCGAGGTGATCGCGGTCGCCGACGCCGGGTTCCGATCTCTGGGACTGGACGGATTCCGGCTGGAGATCACGTCGCTGGGTGATGACTCGTGCCGTCCGCAGTACCGAGAGTTGCTGCAGGACTTCCTGTTCTCGCTGGATCTGGACGAAGAGACGCGAACTCGGGCGAGCATCAACCCGCTTCGGGTTCTCGACGACAAACGCCCGAACGTGCGGAAGATGACTGCCGATGCCCCGGTGATGCTCGACCATCTCTCTGCACCGGCCAAGGCCCATTTCGACACGGTGCTGGCACATCTGGATGCGTTGTCGGTGCCTTACGTGATCAATCCGCGGATGGTGCGCGGCCTGGACTACTACACCAAGACGACGTTCGAGTTCGTCCACGACGGTCTCGGTGCGCAGTCGGGCATCGGTGGTGGCGGCCGCTACGACGGGCTGATGCGTCAACTCGGTGGAAAAGATCTGTCCGGCATCGGTTTCGGTCTTGGTGTCGACCGCACATTGCTGGCATTGCACGCCGAGGGCAAGATCGCCGGCGCTGGCGCGCGAGTCGATGTCTACGCCGTGCCCGTCGGGGCCGATGCGAAGGTGCGCCTGGCGGTGCTGGCGGCGGAGCTGCGCCAGGCGGGCGTGCGGGTCGACATGGCTTACGGTGACCGCAGCCTCAAGGGTGCGATGAAGGGGGCCGACCGCTCCGGTGCGGCCATCGCCCTGGTCGCCGGCGAACGGGACCTGCAGGCGGGCACGGTCGGGGTGAAGAGCCTGGCCACCGGTGAGCAAGTGGACATCCCCCTCGACGACGTGGTGGCAGAGGTCCTATCCCGGCTGGCCTGA
- the secF gene encoding protein translocase subunit SecF, translating to MAENRTEATASTAMEAPDLEAVSAKTPEHGFFTRLYTGTGAFEIVGRRKLWYTVTGLIVLVALAAILLRGFSFGIDFEGGTKVSLPRGTGEITTSQVETVFSDTIGNAPDSVVIVGAGDSATFQIRSETLTNEQTEELRTALFEAFQPIGADGQPNRLAVSDSAVSETWGGQITQKALIALAVFLVLAALYITVRYERYMAVAALAALAFDLVVTAGVYALVGFEVTPATVIGLLTILGFSLYDTVIVFDKVEENTAGYEHTTRRTFAEHANLAVNQTFMRSINTTVISVLPIIALMVIAAWLLGVGTLMDLALVQLVGVMVGTYSSIYFATPLLVSLRERTEPVRKHTRKVLNRRAATAAKAAGGAQLSETNDDEAIRDEPSPATVTVPVTPPPDKPAPGARPVRPTSSRTGRPSGKRTPRGR from the coding sequence ATGGCAGAGAACCGGACCGAGGCCACCGCGTCGACGGCGATGGAGGCGCCCGACCTCGAAGCGGTGTCCGCAAAGACCCCCGAGCACGGGTTCTTCACCCGGCTCTACACCGGCACCGGCGCATTCGAGATCGTCGGCAGGCGCAAGCTCTGGTATACGGTCACCGGGCTGATCGTCCTGGTGGCGCTGGCTGCGATTCTGTTGCGCGGGTTCAGCTTCGGCATCGACTTCGAGGGTGGCACCAAGGTGTCACTTCCGCGGGGGACTGGCGAGATCACCACCTCGCAGGTCGAGACGGTGTTCAGCGACACGATAGGTAACGCACCCGACTCGGTGGTGATCGTCGGCGCCGGCGACTCGGCCACTTTCCAGATCCGCTCCGAAACCCTGACCAACGAGCAGACCGAGGAACTGCGCACCGCGTTGTTCGAGGCATTCCAGCCGATCGGTGCGGACGGGCAGCCAAACAGGCTGGCCGTGAGCGACTCCGCAGTCTCGGAGACGTGGGGTGGTCAGATCACCCAGAAAGCGCTGATCGCGCTGGCAGTATTCCTGGTGCTGGCTGCCCTCTACATCACGGTGCGCTACGAGCGGTACATGGCGGTGGCGGCTCTGGCTGCGCTGGCCTTCGACTTGGTGGTCACCGCCGGGGTGTACGCGTTGGTCGGTTTCGAGGTCACGCCGGCCACTGTGATCGGGTTGCTGACCATTCTCGGTTTCTCGCTCTATGACACCGTGATCGTCTTCGACAAGGTCGAGGAGAACACCGCCGGGTACGAGCACACCACCCGTCGCACGTTCGCCGAGCACGCCAACCTGGCGGTCAACCAGACCTTCATGCGTTCGATCAACACCACCGTCATCTCGGTGCTGCCGATCATCGCGTTGATGGTCATCGCGGCCTGGCTGCTCGGCGTGGGCACCCTGATGGACCTGGCGTTGGTGCAACTCGTCGGCGTCATGGTCGGAACCTATTCGTCGATCTACTTCGCCACGCCACTGCTGGTCAGCCTGCGCGAACGCACCGAACCGGTCCGCAAGCACACCCGCAAGGTGCTCAACCGGCGTGCGGCGACAGCAGCCAAGGCCGCCGGCGGGGCCCAGTTGTCGGAGACCAATGACGATGAGGCCATCCGCGACGAGCCCAGCCCGGCCACCGTGACCGTGCCGGTCACCCCGCCGCCGGACAAGCCCGCGCCCGGCGCCCGCCCGGTCCGGCCGACGTCGAGCCGGACGGGACGTCCGTCGGGTAAGCGCACCCCGCGGGGGCGGTAA
- the secD gene encoding protein translocase subunit SecD, whose product MASSSAPVQPFRYLALFLALLIGAYLLVFLTGDREPEPKLGIDLQGGTRVTLTARTPDGTPPTRESLTQAQQIISARVDGLGVSGSEVIIDGQNLVITVPGDDGNEARSLGQTARLYVRPVIHAIPSAEAMPPEEEGPPGAPPGGMPGLPPGAIPGLPPGAIPGLPPGAVPGMPGEAPPGGLPPGGIPGLPGEAPPGGLTEGGVAPLPPAEAPAPQPRPFPQQPPPSPSPEPGPEVPPTDAAPPPAPGDDRDVPLATRIQDEKRLRQSGEQAIQILALQFQATRCGGEDVLAGNDDPNLPLVTCSTDGQEVYLLDKSIISGEQIANANSGLDQQRGEYVVDVEFKSDAARTWADFTAANVGTQTAFVLDSQVVSAPVIQEAIPGGRTQITGQFNQDSARELANVLKYGSLPLSFESSEAETVSATLGLSSMRAGLIAGAVGLAAVLLYSVLFYRALGVLVALSLVASGAVVYALLVLLGRYINYTLDLAGIAGLVIGIGMTADSFVVFFERIKDEIREGRSFRSAVPRGWVRARKTIMSGNAVTFLAAAVLYFLAVGQVKGFAFTLGLTTILDVVVVFLVTWPLVFLASKTAMWARPAFNGLGAVQQIARERRAAAHAAGRE is encoded by the coding sequence GTGGCATCGTCTTCGGCGCCGGTGCAGCCTTTCCGCTATCTGGCCCTCTTCCTGGCGCTGCTGATCGGCGCTTACCTGCTGGTCTTCCTCACCGGCGACAGGGAGCCCGAGCCCAAGCTCGGCATCGATCTGCAGGGCGGCACGCGCGTCACGCTGACCGCCCGTACCCCGGACGGCACACCTCCGACCCGCGAATCGCTCACCCAAGCCCAGCAGATCATCAGTGCCCGCGTCGACGGCCTCGGTGTGTCGGGCTCCGAGGTGATCATCGATGGCCAGAACCTGGTCATCACTGTTCCCGGCGACGACGGCAATGAGGCGCGCAGTCTCGGTCAGACGGCCCGGCTGTATGTGCGGCCGGTGATCCATGCGATTCCCTCGGCCGAAGCCATGCCGCCCGAAGAGGAAGGGCCGCCCGGGGCGCCGCCGGGCGGAATGCCGGGCCTGCCGCCGGGCGCGATCCCAGGCCTTCCGCCGGGCGCGATCCCAGGCCTTCCGCCGGGCGCGGTCCCCGGCATGCCGGGTGAGGCGCCGCCGGGCGGACTGCCACCGGGCGGGATCCCTGGACTGCCGGGTGAGGCGCCGCCGGGTGGCCTGACCGAAGGTGGCGTCGCCCCGCTGCCCCCCGCCGAAGCTCCGGCGCCGCAGCCGCGGCCTTTCCCGCAGCAGCCCCCTCCCAGCCCGAGCCCGGAGCCGGGCCCGGAAGTACCGCCGACCGACGCCGCACCGCCTCCGGCGCCGGGCGATGACCGCGACGTACCGCTGGCCACCCGGATTCAGGACGAGAAGCGGTTGCGGCAGAGCGGCGAGCAGGCCATCCAGATCCTGGCTCTGCAGTTCCAGGCCACTCGCTGCGGTGGTGAAGACGTGCTGGCCGGCAACGACGACCCCAACCTGCCGCTGGTCACCTGCTCGACCGACGGTCAAGAGGTCTATCTGCTCGACAAGTCGATCATCAGCGGTGAGCAGATCGCCAACGCCAATTCGGGCTTGGATCAGCAGCGCGGCGAATACGTCGTCGACGTCGAGTTCAAGAGCGATGCCGCACGGACATGGGCTGACTTCACCGCAGCCAACGTGGGCACCCAGACCGCGTTCGTCCTGGACTCGCAGGTTGTCAGCGCACCGGTGATCCAGGAGGCCATCCCGGGCGGGCGAACCCAGATCACCGGTCAGTTCAACCAGGATTCCGCCCGCGAGCTGGCCAACGTGCTCAAGTACGGTTCGCTGCCGCTGTCGTTCGAGTCCTCGGAGGCCGAGACGGTCTCGGCCACCCTGGGACTGTCGTCGATGCGGGCCGGGCTGATCGCCGGCGCGGTCGGACTGGCCGCCGTGCTGCTCTACTCGGTGCTGTTCTATCGGGCGTTGGGTGTGCTGGTGGCGTTGTCACTGGTCGCCTCCGGTGCCGTGGTGTACGCGCTGCTGGTGCTGCTCGGCCGCTACATCAACTACACCCTGGACCTGGCCGGCATCGCGGGTCTGGTCATCGGTATCGGGATGACGGCGGACTCGTTCGTGGTGTTCTTCGAACGCATCAAGGACGAGATCCGCGAGGGCAGATCCTTCCGGTCGGCGGTTCCGCGCGGCTGGGTGCGGGCGCGCAAGACCATCATGTCGGGCAACGCGGTGACTTTCCTGGCCGCCGCGGTGCTGTACTTCCTGGCGGTCGGTCAGGTGAAGGGTTTCGCGTTCACCCTGGGCCTGACCACCATCCTCGATGTCGTCGTCGTCTTCCTGGTGACCTGGCCTCTGGTGTTCCTCGCCTCCAAGACCGCGATGTGGGCCAGACCAGCGTTCAACGGGCTCGGCGCGGTCCAGCAGATCGCGCGCGAACGACGAGCGGCCGCGCACGCGGCGGGACGGGAATAA
- a CDS encoding adenine phosphoribosyltransferase, which yields MTSTGDVADVIGSLLREVPDFPEPGVQFKDLTPVLADPHGLAQVCQAIAEAASGADLIAGVDARGFLLGGAVALHLGVGVLAVRKGGKLPPPVLSQTYSLEYGSATLEVPADGVSLAGRSVVVIDDVLATGGTLAATHRLLTSAGATVTRAVVMLELTELGGRSAVQPVPVTSLYTV from the coding sequence ATGACCTCTACCGGCGACGTCGCCGACGTGATCGGTTCGCTGCTCCGGGAGGTACCGGATTTTCCCGAACCGGGGGTGCAGTTCAAGGACCTGACCCCGGTGCTGGCCGATCCGCATGGGTTGGCGCAGGTGTGCCAGGCGATCGCCGAGGCGGCCAGCGGAGCAGACCTCATCGCCGGTGTGGACGCGCGAGGGTTTCTGCTGGGCGGGGCGGTGGCCCTACACCTCGGTGTCGGGGTGCTGGCCGTGCGCAAGGGCGGGAAGCTGCCCCCACCGGTGCTGAGCCAGACCTACAGCTTGGAGTACGGCAGCGCCACACTGGAGGTACCTGCTGACGGCGTGAGCCTGGCCGGTCGTTCGGTCGTGGTCATCGACGATGTGCTGGCCACCGGCGGAACATTGGCTGCGACCCATCGGTTGCTCACCTCAGCAGGTGCGACGGTGACGCGCGCGGTGGTGATGCTGGAGCTGACCGAACTGGGCGGACGTAGCGCGGTCCAACCCGTCCCGGTCACGAGCCTGTACACCGTCTGA
- a CDS encoding ABC transporter substrate-binding protein has product MLGGMGLTSCSRGAADSIDYAIDGALTTYNTNTVEGAASGGPQAFARVLTGFNYHGPEGQVVGDHDFGTIAVVGRTPLILDYEISPEAVYSDGKPITCEDMVLAWAAQSGRFPAFDAASRAGYADIATIDCAPGQKKARVSFAQDRGFVDYGQLFAATSLMPAHVIADELGLGDGGVTTALQNNDGPVAERIAAVWNNTWRLTPDLDLKKFPSSGPYKLDSVGEDGTVVLVANDRWWGTPAVTDRVTVWPRSADLQDRVNQGAYDVVDIAAGSSGTLNLPDDYVRADAPSAGIEQLIFASQGPLADTPARRALALCTPRDVIARNAEVGVANSRLNTTTEDAYSPAEVTPQVNEFAAANPIAAREALAGAPLTVRIGYQTPNARLAATVGAIARSCAPAGITIEDVATEQTGPLTLRNNEIDVLIASVGGAGGSGSSGSSAIDAYSLHSANGNNLPRYSNERIDGIIATIAVISDPKELARLLAEAGPILWGDMPTLPLYRQQRTLLTSSKMFAVSSNPTRWGAGWNMDRWRLSQ; this is encoded by the coding sequence ATGCTCGGCGGCATGGGGTTGACCTCGTGTTCGCGTGGTGCAGCCGACTCCATCGACTACGCCATCGACGGTGCCCTGACCACGTACAACACCAACACCGTCGAAGGCGCAGCCTCGGGCGGTCCGCAGGCGTTCGCGCGGGTGCTGACCGGTTTCAACTACCACGGCCCGGAGGGTCAGGTGGTCGGTGATCACGACTTCGGCACCATCGCCGTGGTCGGCCGCACCCCGCTGATCCTCGACTACGAGATCAGCCCCGAGGCGGTTTATTCCGACGGCAAACCCATCACCTGCGAAGACATGGTGCTGGCCTGGGCCGCGCAGTCGGGCCGGTTCCCGGCGTTCGACGCAGCCAGCCGCGCCGGTTACGCCGACATCGCCACCATCGACTGTGCGCCGGGCCAAAAGAAGGCCCGGGTGTCTTTCGCGCAGGACCGCGGATTCGTCGACTACGGCCAGCTGTTCGCGGCGACCTCGCTGATGCCTGCGCACGTCATCGCCGACGAACTCGGTCTCGGCGACGGCGGCGTCACCACGGCGCTGCAGAACAACGACGGCCCGGTCGCCGAACGCATCGCCGCGGTATGGAACAACACCTGGCGGCTGACCCCCGACCTGGACCTCAAGAAGTTCCCCTCGTCGGGACCCTACAAATTGGACTCGGTCGGCGAGGACGGCACCGTGGTGCTCGTCGCCAACGACAGGTGGTGGGGGACACCGGCGGTCACCGACCGGGTCACGGTGTGGCCCCGCAGCGCCGATCTGCAGGACCGGGTCAACCAGGGCGCCTACGACGTCGTCGACATCGCGGCCGGATCGTCGGGGACGCTGAACCTGCCCGACGACTACGTCCGCGCCGATGCGCCCTCAGCAGGTATCGAGCAGCTGATCTTCGCCTCGCAGGGGCCGCTGGCCGACACACCGGCACGCCGGGCACTGGCGCTGTGCACACCGCGCGACGTCATCGCGCGCAACGCCGAGGTGGGGGTGGCCAATTCCCGGCTGAACACCACGACCGAAGACGCCTACAGCCCCGCCGAGGTCACACCCCAGGTCAACGAGTTCGCCGCCGCCAACCCGATTGCGGCGCGCGAGGCGCTGGCCGGAGCGCCGCTGACCGTACGCATCGGCTACCAGACACCCAATGCCCGGCTGGCCGCCACCGTCGGGGCCATCGCACGGTCATGCGCGCCGGCGGGTATCACCATCGAGGATGTCGCCACCGAACAAACGGGTCCGCTCACGTTGCGCAACAACGAGATCGATGTGCTGATCGCCAGCGTCGGTGGGGCCGGCGGCAGCGGTTCGTCAGGGTCCTCGGCGATCGACGCCTACAGCCTGCACAGCGCCAACGGCAACAACCTGCCGCGCTACTCCAACGAACGCATCGACGGAATCATCGCCACGATTGCGGTGATCTCCGACCCGAAGGAGTTGGCGCGGCTGCTGGCCGAGGCCGGTCCCATTTTGTGGGGCGACATGCCCACGCTGCCGCTGTACCGTCAACAGCGCACCTTGCTGACGTCGTCGAAGATGTTTGCGGTGAGTAGCAATCCGACCCGGTGGGGGGCGGGCTGGAACATGGACCGGTGGAGGTTGAGCCAATGA
- a CDS encoding bifunctional (p)ppGpp synthetase/guanosine-3',5'-bis(diphosphate) 3'-pyrophosphohydrolase, whose amino-acid sequence MADEVQTGPRAGQAVQPPPAPVPPAETSSEVAKTSTSASRRVRARLARRMTSQRSAINPVLEPLVAVHKEFYPKANLTLLQRAYEVAEQRHADQLRRSGDPYITHPLAVANILAELGMDTTTLIAALLHDTVEDTGYTLEALTDEFGVEVGHLVDGVTKLDKVALGTAAEGETIRKMIIAMARDPRVLVIKVADRLHNMRTMRFLPPEKQARKARETLEVIAPLAHRLGMATVKWELEDLAFAILHPKKYEEIVRLVADRAPSRDTYLAKVRAEINNTLSASKISAVVEGRPKHYWSIYQKMIVKGRDFDDIHDLVGVRILCDEIRDCYAAVGVVHSLWQPMAGRFKDYIAQPRYGVYQSLHTTVVGPEGKPLEVQIRTRDMHRTAEYGIAAHWRYKEAKGRNGLPATHAAAEIDDMAWMRQLLDWQREAADPGEFLESLRYDLAVREIFVFTPKGDVITLPAGSTPIDFAYAVHTEVGHRCIGARVNGRLVALERKLENGEVVEIFTSKALNAGPSRDWQTFVVSPRAKAKIRQWFAKERREEALEAGKEAIAREVRRGGLPLQRLMTAESMAALARELRYADLSALYTAVGEGHVSARHVVQRLVAQVGDDDEATDELAERSTPSSMPVRQRTSDDVGVAVPGAPGVLTKLAKCCTPVPGDNIMGFVTRGGGVSVHRTDCTNATSLQEQSERIIEVAWAPSPHSVFLVAIQVEALDRHRLLSDVTRVLADEKVNILSASVTTSNDRVAISRFTFEMGDPKHLGHVLNVVRNVEGVYDVYRVTSAA is encoded by the coding sequence ATGGCCGACGAGGTCCAGACCGGTCCGCGTGCGGGCCAGGCTGTGCAGCCGCCTCCCGCGCCCGTACCGCCGGCCGAAACCTCCTCCGAAGTCGCCAAGACGTCGACCAGCGCATCGCGTCGGGTGCGTGCCCGATTGGCGCGCCGGATGACGTCGCAGCGCAGTGCCATCAACCCGGTGCTCGAACCGCTGGTCGCGGTGCACAAGGAGTTCTACCCGAAGGCCAACCTGACGCTGCTGCAGCGCGCCTACGAGGTTGCCGAGCAACGGCACGCCGATCAGCTGCGGCGCTCTGGTGATCCGTACATCACCCACCCGCTGGCGGTCGCCAACATCCTGGCCGAACTGGGCATGGACACCACCACGTTGATCGCGGCGCTTCTGCATGACACCGTCGAGGACACCGGCTACACGCTGGAGGCGTTGACTGACGAGTTCGGCGTCGAAGTCGGTCATCTCGTCGACGGCGTGACCAAGCTCGACAAGGTCGCGCTGGGCACCGCCGCCGAGGGCGAGACCATTCGCAAGATGATCATCGCGATGGCCCGCGACCCGCGGGTGCTGGTGATCAAGGTGGCCGACCGGCTGCACAACATGCGCACGATGCGGTTCCTGCCGCCGGAGAAGCAGGCCCGAAAAGCCCGCGAGACCTTGGAAGTCATTGCCCCCCTTGCGCATCGGCTGGGCATGGCCACGGTCAAGTGGGAGCTTGAGGATCTGGCCTTTGCGATCCTGCATCCCAAGAAATACGAGGAGATCGTGCGGCTGGTCGCCGACCGCGCCCCGTCGCGCGACACCTACCTGGCCAAGGTTCGTGCCGAGATCAACAACACGTTGAGTGCGTCGAAGATCAGTGCCGTCGTGGAAGGCCGGCCCAAGCACTACTGGTCGATCTATCAGAAGATGATCGTCAAGGGCCGTGACTTCGACGACATCCACGACCTGGTCGGCGTGCGTATTCTGTGCGACGAGATCCGCGACTGTTATGCCGCGGTGGGGGTCGTGCACTCGTTGTGGCAGCCGATGGCCGGCCGGTTCAAGGACTACATCGCCCAACCGCGCTACGGCGTGTATCAGTCGCTGCACACCACGGTGGTCGGCCCGGAGGGCAAGCCGCTGGAGGTGCAGATCCGGACCCGCGACATGCACCGCACCGCCGAATATGGCATCGCGGCACATTGGCGCTACAAAGAAGCCAAGGGCCGCAACGGTTTACCTGCCACCCACGCCGCCGCCGAGATCGACGACATGGCCTGGATGCGGCAACTGCTGGACTGGCAGCGAGAAGCCGCCGACCCCGGTGAGTTCCTGGAGTCGCTGCGTTACGACCTGGCGGTGCGGGAGATCTTCGTGTTCACCCCGAAGGGAGATGTGATCACGCTGCCGGCCGGGTCGACGCCGATCGACTTCGCCTATGCGGTGCACACCGAGGTCGGGCACCGCTGCATCGGTGCCCGTGTCAACGGTCGGCTGGTCGCGCTGGAGCGCAAGCTGGAGAACGGCGAAGTCGTCGAGATCTTCACATCCAAAGCGCTCAACGCCGGCCCGTCGCGGGACTGGCAGACCTTTGTGGTCTCACCGCGCGCCAAGGCCAAAATCCGGCAGTGGTTCGCCAAGGAGCGTCGTGAGGAGGCGCTGGAGGCCGGTAAGGAAGCCATCGCCCGAGAGGTGCGCCGGGGCGGACTACCGTTGCAGCGCTTGATGACCGCCGAGTCCATGGCGGCGCTGGCCCGGGAGCTGCGCTACGCCGATCTCTCGGCGCTCTACACGGCAGTCGGCGAGGGTCACGTGTCGGCGCGGCACGTGGTACAGCGCCTGGTCGCCCAGGTCGGTGACGACGACGAGGCCACCGACGAGCTGGCCGAACGTTCCACACCGTCGAGCATGCCGGTGCGCCAGCGCACCAGCGACGACGTCGGCGTCGCGGTGCCGGGGGCGCCGGGGGTGCTGACCAAGCTCGCCAAATGCTGCACGCCGGTACCAGGTGACAACATCATGGGTTTCGTGACACGCGGCGGCGGTGTCAGCGTGCACCGCACGGACTGCACCAACGCCACGTCGCTGCAGGAGCAGTCCGAACGCATCATCGAGGTGGCGTGGGCACCCTCACCGCATTCGGTGTTCCTGGTGGCCATCCAGGTCGAGGCGCTCGACCGCCACCGGCTGCTCTCCGATGTCACCCGGGTGCTGGCCGACGAGAAGGTCAACATCCTCTCGGCGTCGGTGACGACGTCCAACGACCGGGTCGCGATCAGCCGGTTCACCTTCGAGATGGGCGACCCCAAGCATCTGGGCCACGTGCTCAATGTGGTGCGCAACGTCGAAGGCGTCTACGACGTCTACCGCGTCACATCGGCTGCCTGA
- a CDS encoding peptidylprolyl isomerase: MPTNEQRRANAKRKLERQLERRAENERKRRLYTIIGSVVAAVVVVGAVSATIVLTNRDSGGPGGSAQTTAAQPTETSPFDVPAPAEAGALPPFVAAEGLGGNCQYPESAEQPSKPNTPPRAGRVPTEPAEVSASMATNQGNIGLQLDNGKSPCTVNSFASLAQQGYFNNTPCHRLTTSESLGVLQCGDPTGEGTGGPGYQFANEYPTDQFQPDDPRLNEPVVYPRGTLAMANAGPGTNGSQFFLVYQDSQLPPLYTVFGTIDETGLATLDKIAAEGVAGGGPDGAPQLQTTVRSIALD; the protein is encoded by the coding sequence GTGCCGACGAACGAACAACGGCGGGCCAACGCCAAACGCAAGCTCGAACGTCAACTCGAGCGGCGTGCCGAAAACGAGCGCAAGCGCCGCCTGTACACGATCATCGGCTCCGTCGTGGCCGCGGTCGTCGTCGTCGGCGCCGTGTCCGCCACCATCGTCCTGACCAACCGCGACTCCGGAGGTCCGGGAGGGTCCGCGCAGACCACCGCGGCGCAACCGACAGAAACCTCGCCCTTCGACGTCCCGGCGCCCGCCGAAGCCGGCGCACTACCCCCCTTCGTCGCAGCGGAAGGGCTCGGCGGCAACTGCCAGTACCCCGAGTCTGCGGAGCAACCCAGCAAGCCCAACACCCCGCCCCGCGCCGGCCGGGTGCCGACCGAGCCCGCCGAGGTCAGCGCCAGCATGGCAACCAACCAGGGCAACATCGGCCTGCAGCTGGACAACGGCAAATCGCCGTGCACGGTGAACAGCTTCGCCAGCCTGGCCCAGCAGGGCTACTTCAACAACACTCCATGCCACCGCCTGACCACCAGCGAGTCGCTGGGGGTGCTGCAATGCGGCGATCCGACCGGCGAGGGCACCGGCGGCCCGGGCTACCAGTTCGCCAACGAGTACCCGACCGATCAGTTCCAGCCCGACGACCCGAGACTGAACGAGCCGGTGGTCTACCCGCGTGGAACGCTGGCGATGGCCAACGCCGGCCCCGGCACCAACGGCAGCCAGTTCTTCCTGGTCTACCAGGATTCGCAACTCCCGCCGCTCTACACGGTGTTCGGCACGATCGACGAAACCGGGTTGGCCACACTGGACAAGATTGCCGCCGAGGGCGTAGCCGGCGGCGGCCCGGACGGCGCGCCCCAGTTGCAGACCACGGTGCGATCGATCGCGCTGGACTGA